In Anomaloglossus baeobatrachus isolate aAnoBae1 chromosome 6, aAnoBae1.hap1, whole genome shotgun sequence, the genomic stretch TCAAGAATATCTTGTTACGTACTAAAGTTCCGTATCATTACGGTATTTTCATGTATAACATGCAAAACAATGAACAGTAACGAACAGTCTCAATACCGTATGTAACACCGTAACATAAAGCAAGATTTATTCAAGGACAACCATGTCATCCTCTTCTGGAACATCACCATAAACATCCAAGTTTTGAGGTTCCTCTGGAATTGCTTGGGACTCAAGTTTCTGCAGAATCATTGGGCCATATCGCTCATGTGTAGCCACGGCACTGTCCAGAAATGAGCAGGTCTTGTCCAGGTAGCCAGTTCGTAGGGCATTTTGAATGCAAGTGTCCGTGATCTTAGCCCATGAATTTTTGACCCAATTCACGATCTCTGGCAGTCTGGGCTTCACAAAGTTCCCACGCACATTTCTCTCCATTCTGTTCTCAATGTAGTCATTGATCTCGGCACGGAGATAGTCCTTGAAGGGCTTGTTTATGGCGATATCCAGAGTCTGGAGATAAGCCGTCATCCCTGCCGGAATCATGATCTGGTCGATTCGTCGCTCATGAAGAAAGTTCTTCATGTCTTTGGCGCGGTGTGTGCTGGCTGCATCCCAGATCAGCATTCCTCTTTGGGTGCCTCGCATAACAAGCGGCAACATTAAATCAAGCCACTTCCTTATAACCGCTTGTGTGGCCCAGGCTTTCTCAGTTTCCAGCACATAAATGCCAGACACCCTCTCAATCTTGTCCTTCTTGCCCTTTGCAATGAGTAGCGGTGGGACTTTAGTGCCATCCAGCCGAATTGCCAAAATGCAGGTGACACGTGCACTTTCATACGCAGTGGAGGGAACATACACGGAGGAGGCACCTCGTTGTTCGATGGTGGTTTGAGCAGCTTGACCCATGAACACTGCGGTTTCGTCCATGGCAATCATGTTGGAGAGACTGTACTTTGTGAAGTCAGTGTCATCCACAAACTTTTTGTAGGCAAAAGCACGTTTCACTATTTCTGCATCCTCCAGCCTAAAGAGCGTGGTGGATCTTCTCAGAGACAGGTCATTGCGTTCCAGAAAGttatccacccagtgctgtgaggcCTTGAATTCCTCAGGGGAAATCTCAAACTGTGGTGCACTTGCAAGAGCAAATTCCTGAATCTGAGCCCTGGTCACCACCAATGTCTTCGCTCTCCTGTCAGCAACCCACTCAGAGACCAGGCTTTCCAGCTCAGTAAACATTGGTTGCCGACCACATCCAACCTTACGCATTTTAGCCTTTCCGGTCTCCGCTCGTTCACTGAGCTGATCATAATCAGCTCGCCATTTGCGGACCAAACGTTCAGCCAGCATTTTTTGTTTGCAGAATTCCGCAAGATTCTTGCCCCGAGATTCCTCCACTATCCCTTTTTTGTACTCCACAGAGTAGCTTTTTCTTTTACTGGGACCGGAAGAGCTCATCTGGGGGTAAAAATATACGGTATCAGCATTGTTTCTGGTTCCGTATCTGTTTTACAGTACGGTACTTTACATTACGGTAGACTGTTCAACAAGCAAGCaatccctgcagcctccccattgttgtaTGGTACAGTACggcatcccctgcagcctcccccctgcagcccccCCTATGTTTCACAGTctggcatcctcccccctgcagcctccccaatgtttcacagtccggcatcctcccccctgcagctgcccccctgcagcctccccaatgtttcacagtccggcatcctcccccctgcagcctccccaatgtttcacagtccggcatcctctcccctgcagcctcccccctgcagcctccccaatgtttcacagtctggcatcctcccccctgcagcctcccccctgcagcctcccccctgcagcctccccaatgtttcacagtctggcatcctcccccctgcagcctcccccctgcagcctccccaatgtttcacagtccggcatcctctcccctgcagcctcccccctgcagcctcccccctgcagcctcccccctgcagcctccccaatgtttcacagtctggcatcctcccccctgcagcctcccccctgcagcctccccaatgtttcacagtccggcatcctctcccctgcagcctcccccctgcagcctcccccctgcagcctccccaatgtttcacagtctggcatcctcccccctgcagcctcccccctgcagcctcccccctgcagcctcccccctgcagcctccccaatgtttcacagtctggcatcctcccccctgcagcctccccaatgtttcacagtccggcatcctctcccctgcagcctcccccctgcagcctccccaatgtttcacagtccggcatcctctcccctgcagcctcccccctgcagcctccccaatgtttcacagtctggcatcctcccccctgcagcctcccccctgcagcctcccccctgcagcctcccccctgcagcctccccaatgtttcacagtctggcatcctcccccctgcagcctcccccctgcagcctcccccctgcagcctcccccctgcagcctcccccctgcagcctcccccctgcagcctccccaatgtttcacagtccggcatcctcccccctgcacacactgacacatacagccccatacggcacccatacacataccgtacacacacacacacacacacaca encodes the following:
- the RPRD1A gene encoding regulation of nuclear pre-mRNA domain-containing protein 1A isoform X1 translates to MSAFSEAALEKKLSELSNSQQSVQTLSLWLIHHRKHSRGIVSVWDRELRKAKPNRKLTFLYLANDVIQNSKRKGPEFTKDFAPVIVDAFKHVSSETDESCKKHLGRVLSIWEERAVYENDVLEHLKTALYGERKTKKRPYEELKIDKDEEDDDDDDEDEELSKIAPEEPPQTTDLIHALQELENAASGDAAVHQRIGSLPVEVQDVSLLDKITDKASGDQLSKMVDDACMLLADYNGRLAAEIDDRKQLTSMLSDFLRSQKEVLDEKEQQLEMSSSGPSKRKSYSVEYKKGIVEESRGKNLAEFCKQKMLAERLVRKWRADYDQLSERAETGKAKMRKVGCGRQPMFTELESLVSEWVADRRAKTLVVTRAQIQEFALASAPQFEISPEEFKASQHWVDNFLERNDLSLRRSTTLFRLEDAEIVKRAFAYKKFVDDTDFTKYSLSNMIAMDETAVFMGQAAQTTIEQRGASSVYVPSTAYESARVTCILAIRLDGTKVPPLLIAKGKKDKIERVSGIYVLETEKAWATQAVIRKWLDLMLPLVMRGTQRGMLIWDAASTHRAKDMKNFLHERRIDQIMIPAGMTAYLQTLDIAINKPFKDYLRAEINDYIENRMERNVRGNFVKPRLPEIVNWVKNSWAKITDTCIQNALRTGYLDKTCSFLDSAVATHERYGPMILQKLESQAIPEEPQNLDVYGDVPEEDDMVVLE